In the genome of Candidatus Microbacterium phytovorans, one region contains:
- the dnaE gene encoding DNA polymerase III subunit alpha, which translates to MLDGAAKIGAMTQAAAEYGMPAIAVTDHGNTFAAFEFYRAAQSAGVKPIIGLEAYVTPGTHRTDKSRVAWGSPDQKSDDVSGSGAYTHMTMWSESTEGMHNLFRLSSLSSMEGYYFKPRMDRELLQTYGKGLIATTGCPSGEVQTRLRLGQYDAARAAAAEFQDIFGKENYFAEIMDHGLSIERRVMTDLIRLAKDLGIPLVGTNDSHYTHQHEADAHAALLCVQSGSTLDDPNRFKFDGDGYYIKTAAEMRQLFRDHPEACDNTLLIAERCNVEFNTSANYMPRFPVPDGETEDSWLIKEVEKGLHYRYPEGIPDKVRAQAEYETGIILQMGFPGYFLVVADFINWAKDNGIRVGPGRGSGAGSMVAYAMRITDLDPLEHGLIFERFLNPDRVSMPDFDVDFDDRRRGEVIDYVTEKYGSERVAQIVTYGTIKSKQALKDAGRVLGFPFSMGEKLTKAMPPAVMGKDMELGGMFDAQHPRFKEASEFRALVDTDPDAKTVFDRALGLEGLKRQWGVHAAGVIMSSEPLLDIIPIMRREQDGQIVTQFDYPSCETLGLIKMDFLGLRNLTIISDALDNIRMNRGEELDLEHLALDDRAAYELLTRGDTLGVFQLDGGPMRSLLRLMKPDNFEDVSAVIALYRPGPMGANSHINYALRKNGQQEVTPIHPELEEPLRDILDISYGLIIYQEQVMAIAQKVAGFSLGQADILRRAMGKKKKSELDKQYEGFSGGMKERGFGDAAIKALWDILLPFSDYAFNKAHSAAYGLVSYWTAYLKAHYPAEYMAALLTSVGDSKDKMAVYLNECRRMGIRVLPPDVGESIRYFAAVGEDIRFGLGAVRNVGSNVVDGIVQARGDGAFTSFHDFLAKVPMHVANKRTVESLIKAGAFDSMGDTRRALLEVHEDATEAAVDRKRNEAQGAIGFDFDSLYDAAEEAVPPKVPPRPEWTKKDKLAFEREMLGLYVSDHPLAGLEMPLAKHASTSIHDLLASEDVQDGDQVIVAGLVTSVQHRVAKQSGNPYGMITIEDFDGEVTVMFMGKTYTEFQSMLQQDAILVVRGRVSRRDDGLNLHGQSAFAPDLGSVDASGPLVLMIPEHRATESTVSQLAEVLGRHPGATEVTLKLHKGSVAKVFEVPHPVAITVDLYGELKGLLGPQCLG; encoded by the coding sequence ATGCTCGACGGCGCCGCGAAAATCGGTGCGATGACGCAGGCCGCAGCCGAGTACGGCATGCCGGCGATCGCGGTCACCGACCACGGGAACACCTTCGCCGCGTTCGAGTTCTACCGCGCTGCGCAGTCGGCCGGGGTCAAGCCCATCATCGGCCTCGAGGCGTACGTCACGCCGGGTACGCACCGCACGGACAAGTCGCGTGTCGCGTGGGGGTCCCCCGATCAGAAGAGCGACGACGTCTCGGGGTCGGGCGCGTACACCCACATGACGATGTGGAGCGAGAGCACGGAGGGCATGCACAACCTCTTCCGGCTGAGCTCGCTCTCGAGTATGGAGGGCTACTACTTCAAACCGCGGATGGACCGCGAGCTGCTGCAGACGTACGGCAAGGGGCTCATCGCGACGACCGGGTGCCCCTCGGGAGAAGTGCAGACGCGGCTACGACTCGGGCAATACGACGCCGCGCGGGCGGCGGCGGCGGAGTTCCAGGACATCTTCGGCAAGGAGAACTACTTCGCCGAGATCATGGACCACGGGCTGTCGATCGAGCGTCGCGTGATGACCGACCTCATCCGCCTCGCGAAAGACCTCGGCATCCCGCTGGTCGGCACGAACGACTCCCATTACACGCACCAGCACGAGGCCGATGCGCACGCGGCCCTGCTGTGCGTGCAGTCCGGGTCGACCCTCGACGACCCGAACCGCTTCAAGTTCGACGGCGACGGCTACTACATCAAGACGGCGGCCGAGATGCGGCAGCTCTTCCGCGACCACCCGGAGGCGTGCGACAACACGCTCCTGATCGCCGAGCGGTGCAACGTCGAGTTCAACACCTCGGCGAACTACATGCCGCGCTTCCCCGTTCCCGACGGCGAGACCGAGGACAGTTGGCTGATCAAGGAGGTCGAGAAGGGTCTCCACTACCGGTACCCCGAGGGCATCCCCGACAAGGTCCGTGCTCAGGCCGAATACGAGACCGGGATCATCCTGCAGATGGGCTTCCCGGGCTACTTCCTCGTCGTCGCCGACTTCATCAACTGGGCAAAGGACAATGGAATCCGCGTCGGGCCCGGTCGTGGCTCCGGTGCCGGCTCGATGGTCGCCTACGCCATGCGGATCACCGATCTCGATCCGCTCGAGCACGGCCTCATCTTCGAGCGCTTCCTCAACCCCGACCGCGTGTCGATGCCCGACTTCGACGTGGACTTCGACGACCGCCGCCGCGGCGAGGTCATCGATTACGTCACCGAGAAGTACGGCTCTGAACGCGTCGCGCAGATCGTCACCTACGGAACGATCAAGTCCAAGCAGGCACTGAAGGATGCCGGTCGCGTCCTCGGCTTCCCCTTCAGCATGGGCGAGAAGCTCACGAAGGCAATGCCCCCGGCGGTCATGGGCAAGGACATGGAGCTGGGCGGCATGTTCGACGCCCAGCATCCTCGCTTCAAGGAAGCGAGTGAGTTCCGCGCGCTGGTTGACACCGATCCCGACGCGAAGACCGTCTTCGATCGGGCCCTGGGACTCGAGGGTCTGAAGCGGCAATGGGGCGTCCACGCCGCCGGTGTGATCATGTCGAGCGAACCGCTGCTCGACATCATCCCGATCATGCGCCGCGAGCAGGACGGTCAGATCGTCACGCAGTTCGACTACCCGTCGTGCGAGACCCTCGGCCTCATCAAGATGGACTTCCTGGGGCTCCGCAACCTCACGATCATCTCCGATGCGCTCGACAACATCCGCATGAACCGAGGCGAGGAGCTCGACCTCGAACACCTCGCACTCGACGACCGCGCCGCCTACGAGCTGCTCACCCGGGGTGACACCCTCGGGGTCTTCCAGCTCGACGGCGGCCCCATGCGGTCGTTGCTGCGGCTCATGAAGCCCGACAACTTCGAAGACGTGTCCGCCGTCATCGCGCTCTACCGCCCCGGGCCGATGGGGGCGAACTCCCACATCAACTACGCACTCCGAAAGAACGGTCAGCAGGAGGTCACCCCGATCCACCCGGAGCTGGAGGAGCCTCTCCGCGACATCCTCGACATCAGCTACGGCCTGATCATCTATCAGGAGCAGGTCATGGCGATCGCGCAGAAGGTCGCCGGGTTCTCGCTCGGTCAAGCCGATATCCTGCGGCGCGCGATGGGCAAGAAGAAGAAGTCCGAGCTCGACAAGCAGTACGAGGGTTTCTCGGGGGGCATGAAGGAGCGCGGCTTCGGCGATGCCGCGATCAAGGCCCTCTGGGACATCCTGCTCCCGTTCTCGGACTACGCCTTCAACAAAGCGCACTCCGCGGCTTACGGGTTGGTGTCTTACTGGACGGCGTACCTGAAGGCGCACTATCCCGCGGAGTACATGGCCGCGCTGCTGACGAGCGTGGGTGACTCTAAGGACAAGATGGCCGTGTACCTGAACGAATGCCGCCGGATGGGCATTCGGGTGCTGCCGCCCGACGTGGGGGAGTCGATCCGCTACTTCGCAGCCGTCGGCGAGGACATTCGCTTCGGTCTCGGAGCCGTGCGCAACGTGGGGTCCAACGTCGTCGACGGCATCGTCCAGGCGCGTGGCGACGGCGCCTTCACGTCGTTCCACGACTTCCTCGCGAAGGTGCCGATGCACGTGGCCAACAAGCGCACCGTCGAGTCGCTCATCAAGGCCGGCGCGTTCGACTCCATGGGCGACACGCGCCGGGCGCTCCTGGAGGTCCACGAAGACGCCACCGAAGCAGCCGTCGACCGCAAGCGCAACGAGGCGCAGGGAGCCATCGGCTTCGACTTCGACAGCCTGTACGACGCCGCAGAGGAGGCGGTGCCGCCGAAGGTGCCGCCGCGCCCCGAGTGGACGAAGAAGGACAAGCTCGCCTTCGAACGGGAGATGTTGGGGCTGTACGTCTCTGATCATCCCCTCGCCGGTCTGGAGATGCCGCTCGCGAAGCACGCCTCGACCTCGATCCACGATCTCCTGGCCTCCGAGGACGTGCAGGATGGCGACCAGGTGATCGTCGCCGGCCTCGTCACCAGCGTCCAGCACCGGGTCGCGAAGCAGAGCGGCAACCCGTACGGCATGATCACGATCGAAGACTTCGACGGCGAGGTCACGGTCATGTTCATGGGCAAGACCTACACCGAGTTCCAATCGATGCTGCAGCAGGATGCGATCCTCGTCGTCCGCGGACGCGTGTCGCGCCGCGACGACGGCTTGAACCTGCACGGGCAGTCGGCGTTCGCACCCGATCTGGGCTCCGTCGACGCCTCCGGTCCGCTCGTGTTGATGATCCCGGAGCACCGCGCCACCGAATCGACCGTGTCGCAGCTCGCGGAGGTGTTGGGGCGTCATCCCGGCGCCACCGAAGTGACTCTCAAGCTTCACAAAGGCTCCGTGGCCAAGGTGTTCGAGGTTCCGCACCCGGTAGCGATCACCGTGGACCTGTACGGCGAGCTCAAGGGCCTCCTCGGACCGCAGTGCCTGGGGTGA
- the hisD gene encoding histidinol dehydrogenase — MLRTIDLRGRVLSPAELLAAVPRATAARDEALNTAAQIVHDVSVRGEEALREQAARFDGVEGHDIRVPATHLDEALSSLDPDVRRALEEAISRVRLASAAQVPPPLVTELGPGARVEQRWRPVQRVGVYVPGGKAVYPSSVVMNVVPAQVAGVSEVALASPPQREFGGRVHPVILAAAKLLGVSEVYAMGGAGAIGAYAHGVPSLGLHAVDVISGPGNNFVALAKRVVAGMVGTDSEAGATEILIVADASADATLVAADLVSQAEHDEQAAAVLVTTSPALAEKVATEVTLRAAATRHSARIREALIGPQSAIVLVDDVEAATAFSNAYAPEHLELHLADPRVDDFVNAGAVFVGEHSPVSLGDYLAGSNHVLPTGGQARYAAGLSASTFLRPQQVIAYDRVALEAVHDGIVALADAEALPAHGEAVTARFVDRSAT, encoded by the coding sequence ATGCTCCGCACGATCGATCTGCGCGGCCGCGTCCTCTCGCCGGCCGAGCTTCTGGCCGCTGTTCCTCGAGCCACCGCCGCGCGGGACGAGGCGCTGAACACGGCGGCTCAGATCGTCCACGACGTGTCCGTTCGTGGCGAGGAGGCGCTCCGTGAACAGGCGGCGCGCTTCGACGGAGTGGAAGGTCACGACATCCGTGTCCCGGCCACCCACCTCGACGAGGCTCTGTCATCGCTCGATCCCGACGTCAGGCGGGCGCTCGAGGAGGCCATCTCCCGAGTCCGACTCGCGTCGGCCGCTCAGGTTCCCCCGCCTCTCGTCACCGAGCTCGGTCCGGGGGCCAGGGTCGAGCAGCGGTGGCGTCCGGTACAGCGCGTCGGCGTGTACGTGCCCGGCGGCAAGGCCGTGTATCCGTCGAGCGTCGTCATGAACGTCGTCCCCGCTCAGGTGGCCGGCGTGTCGGAGGTCGCGCTCGCCTCGCCGCCGCAGCGCGAGTTCGGCGGACGGGTACACCCCGTGATCCTGGCGGCAGCGAAGCTGCTCGGCGTCTCGGAGGTCTATGCGATGGGTGGTGCCGGTGCGATCGGCGCCTATGCCCACGGTGTGCCATCACTGGGTCTCCACGCGGTCGACGTGATCTCGGGGCCGGGCAACAACTTCGTCGCCCTGGCCAAGCGGGTGGTCGCGGGCATGGTCGGCACCGACTCCGAGGCGGGAGCGACGGAGATCCTCATCGTCGCCGATGCCTCGGCAGACGCGACCCTCGTCGCGGCGGACCTCGTGAGTCAGGCCGAGCACGACGAGCAGGCCGCGGCCGTGCTGGTGACGACGTCGCCCGCTCTTGCCGAGAAGGTGGCGACGGAGGTCACGTTGCGTGCCGCCGCCACCCGGCACTCCGCGCGCATCCGCGAGGCACTCATCGGTCCGCAGTCGGCGATCGTACTGGTCGACGATGTCGAGGCGGCGACCGCCTTCAGCAACGCCTACGCCCCGGAGCATCTCGAGCTGCATCTCGCCGACCCTCGGGTGGACGACTTCGTGAACGCGGGCGCCGTCTTCGTGGGCGAGCACTCACCGGTCAGCCTCGGCGACTACCTCGCCGGAAGCAATCACGTGCTGCCCACGGGGGGCCAGGCGCGGTATGCCGCCGGGCTCTCGGCATCCACGTTCCTGCGTCCGCAGCAGGTCATCGCCTACGATCGTGTCGCGCTCGAGGCCGTTCATGACGGGATCGTGGCGCTCGCGGATGCCGAGGCGCTGCCCGCGCACGGCGAGGCGGTCACCGCGCGCTTCGTGGATCGGTCCGCGACGTAG
- the nrdR gene encoding transcriptional regulator NrdR has protein sequence MHCPFCRHADSRVIDSRTSDDGLSIRRRRQCPECGGRFSTIETASLNVIKRSGVIEPFSREKVMSGVRKACQGRPVTDSDLAVLAQAVEEAVRQTGSSQIDTNEIGLAILGPLRDLDEVAYLRFASVYQAFDSLEDFESSIAQLRADHAAAASTDD, from the coding sequence ATGCACTGCCCGTTCTGCCGCCACGCCGACTCCCGCGTCATCGACTCCCGCACGAGCGATGACGGCTTGAGCATCCGCCGCCGCCGTCAGTGCCCCGAGTGCGGCGGACGCTTCTCGACGATCGAGACGGCGAGCCTCAACGTCATCAAGCGCTCCGGCGTGATCGAGCCGTTCAGTCGCGAGAAGGTCATGTCCGGGGTGAGGAAGGCCTGTCAGGGCCGCCCGGTCACCGACTCCGACCTCGCCGTGCTCGCGCAGGCGGTCGAGGAGGCCGTGCGACAGACCGGGTCTTCCCAGATCGACACGAATGAGATCGGGCTCGCGATCCTCGGACCTCTTCGCGACCTCGACGAAGTCGCGTACCTCCGCTTCGCCAGCGTGTACCAGGCGTTCGACTCGCTCGAGGACTTCGAGTCGTCGATCGCGCAGTTGCGCGCCGATCATGCTGCCGCGGCATCGACGGACGACTGA
- a CDS encoding quinone-dependent dihydroorotate dehydrogenase → MYPFIFRTFFARMDPEFAHHLVIPVIRVFGLRPIAWAVRAMTRPDPRLRTEALGLVFDSPFGVAAGFDKNAVMISGLHALGFGHVEIGTVTAIPQDGNPRPRLFRLIEDRALINRMGFNNAGAAAAATRLARARRRTRRPIIGANIGKSRVVDVADAVGDYVRSTELVAPVADYLVVNVSSPNTPGLRGLQAVETLRPLLEAVRAAAGETPLLVKIAPDLADEEVAAIAGLAVDAGLAGLVATNTTVAREGLRTDAAKVDAAGVGGLSGAPLRERALEVLRIVRGAVPRGFCVIAAGGVESARDVQDRLDAGADLVQGYTGFIYRGPFWARQINRGLVRD, encoded by the coding sequence ATGTATCCCTTCATCTTCCGCACGTTCTTCGCGCGCATGGACCCCGAGTTCGCTCATCACCTCGTGATCCCGGTCATCCGCGTCTTCGGATTGCGTCCCATCGCTTGGGCCGTGCGAGCGATGACGCGCCCCGACCCGCGCTTGCGTACCGAGGCGCTCGGGCTCGTCTTCGACTCGCCGTTCGGCGTGGCGGCCGGATTCGACAAGAACGCCGTCATGATCTCGGGCCTGCACGCGCTCGGCTTCGGTCACGTCGAGATCGGCACGGTCACCGCGATCCCGCAGGACGGGAACCCCCGCCCGCGATTGTTCCGCCTCATAGAGGACCGCGCGCTGATCAACCGCATGGGCTTCAACAACGCGGGTGCGGCGGCGGCCGCGACTCGACTGGCGCGGGCTCGCCGCCGAACCCGCCGCCCCATCATCGGGGCGAACATCGGCAAGAGCCGTGTCGTCGACGTCGCGGATGCCGTCGGCGACTACGTGCGCAGCACCGAGCTGGTCGCGCCCGTCGCGGACTATCTCGTGGTGAACGTGTCGTCCCCGAATACTCCCGGTCTGCGAGGACTTCAAGCCGTCGAGACGCTCCGCCCTCTGCTCGAAGCCGTGCGCGCGGCCGCGGGAGAGACCCCCCTGCTGGTCAAGATCGCACCGGACCTTGCCGACGAGGAGGTGGCGGCCATCGCCGGGCTCGCGGTCGATGCCGGCCTGGCGGGACTCGTCGCCACGAACACGACGGTGGCCCGCGAAGGGCTTCGGACGGATGCCGCGAAGGTCGACGCCGCGGGTGTCGGCGGGTTGTCGGGTGCGCCGTTGCGGGAGCGCGCGCTGGAGGTGCTGCGGATCGTGCGAGGCGCTGTGCCCCGGGGATTCTGCGTCATCGCCGCCGGGGGAGTGGAGTCGGCGCGGGACGTGCAGGATCGGCTGGACGCGGGCGCGGACCTCGTTCAGGGCTACACCGGCTTCATCTATCGCGGACCCTTCTGGGCTCGGCAGATCAATCGCGGGCTCGTGCGCGACTGA
- a CDS encoding DUF3043 domain-containing protein, with protein sequence MAKTPAAPAPDTEPDAPAGPGKNRPTPSRAEQEAARKRPLVADTKEARARAKSDLAAQREKARIGMANGEEKYLPARDKGPQRRFARDFVDAGWHIGELMMPLMVVVILLSLWPNAAVVYYGFVGLWVFIMFVVADMIITSIRVKRAASAKWGDRREKGLGWYSAMRTIQMRFMRLPKPQVRRGQHPA encoded by the coding sequence GTGGCCAAGACACCCGCCGCCCCCGCTCCTGACACCGAGCCCGACGCTCCCGCCGGTCCCGGGAAGAACCGCCCCACGCCGTCGCGCGCCGAGCAGGAAGCCGCCCGCAAGCGTCCGCTCGTCGCGGACACGAAAGAGGCGCGGGCCCGGGCCAAATCCGACCTGGCGGCTCAGCGTGAGAAGGCGCGGATCGGCATGGCCAACGGCGAGGAGAAGTACCTGCCCGCCCGCGACAAGGGTCCGCAGCGGCGCTTCGCGCGAGACTTCGTCGATGCCGGCTGGCACATCGGCGAGCTCATGATGCCGCTGATGGTGGTCGTCATCCTGTTGAGCCTGTGGCCGAACGCCGCCGTCGTCTATTACGGCTTCGTCGGTCTGTGGGTGTTCATCATGTTCGTCGTGGCCGACATGATCATCACGAGCATTCGAGTGAAGCGGGCTGCGTCGGCGAAGTGGGGCGATCGCCGCGAAAAGGGCCTCGGCTGGTACTCCGCGATGCGCACGATTCAGATGCGCTTCATGCGTCTGCCCAAGCCGCAGGTCCGGCGCGGCCAGCACCCGGCCTGA
- a CDS encoding dipeptidase produces MTSELSRSDAVRAAAADAVPAALADLGALVRIPSIAFPGFDRAEVSRSASAVEGLLNELGIFDRVEVKTAVVPATGEEGMPAVLATRSARNGRPTILLYAHHDVQPVGDETLWESAPFEPTVRDGRLYGRGAADDKAGVMAHVGALRALVAALGTDFDLGVNLFIEGEEEAGSASFAQFLQDNADALRADVIVVADSGNWDAVTPALTVSLRGNTRFTLGVKTLDHASHSGMFGGAVPDAMLATVKLLSTLWDDDGAVAVAGLTERDAPTPDYTEDTLRSEAGLPAGVSPVGRGTILSRIWNKPSITVTGIDFPSVKNASNTLTPELSVVISARVAPGQPAAEAFAAIEAHLRAHAPFGAELTFRDVDSGDAFLVDTSGWAVEKARDALATGYGVDPVDIGVGGSIPFIADLVREFPGAQILVTGVEDPHARAHSPNESLHLDTFRHALISEALLLESLDATAL; encoded by the coding sequence ATGACCTCCGAACTGTCCCGGTCCGACGCCGTGCGCGCCGCTGCCGCCGATGCCGTCCCCGCCGCCCTCGCCGACCTCGGAGCCCTCGTCCGCATCCCGTCGATCGCATTTCCCGGCTTCGACCGCGCGGAGGTCTCGCGGAGTGCCTCCGCCGTCGAAGGGCTGCTGAACGAGCTCGGGATCTTCGACCGCGTCGAGGTGAAGACCGCCGTGGTGCCGGCGACCGGCGAGGAGGGGATGCCGGCAGTGCTGGCCACCCGATCCGCGCGCAACGGTCGACCCACGATCCTTCTCTACGCACACCACGACGTGCAGCCGGTGGGCGACGAGACGCTGTGGGAGTCTGCGCCTTTCGAGCCGACCGTGCGCGACGGCCGGCTCTACGGTCGCGGCGCCGCCGACGACAAGGCGGGCGTCATGGCCCACGTCGGGGCCTTGCGCGCCCTGGTCGCCGCGCTCGGCACGGATTTCGACCTCGGCGTGAACTTGTTCATCGAGGGCGAGGAGGAGGCCGGCTCCGCATCGTTCGCGCAGTTCCTGCAGGACAACGCCGACGCGTTGCGCGCGGACGTCATCGTCGTCGCGGACTCCGGGAACTGGGATGCCGTCACCCCTGCCCTCACGGTCTCGCTGCGCGGCAACACACGGTTCACCCTGGGCGTGAAGACCCTCGATCACGCATCCCACTCCGGCATGTTCGGGGGAGCGGTGCCTGACGCGATGCTCGCGACCGTCAAGCTGCTGTCGACGCTGTGGGATGACGACGGTGCCGTCGCCGTGGCCGGGCTCACCGAGCGCGACGCGCCGACCCCGGACTACACCGAGGACACGCTGCGCAGTGAGGCCGGGCTGCCGGCGGGGGTCTCGCCGGTCGGACGCGGCACCATCCTGAGCCGCATCTGGAACAAGCCGTCGATCACCGTCACCGGCATCGACTTCCCGTCGGTCAAGAACGCGTCCAACACGCTCACCCCCGAGTTGTCCGTCGTCATCAGTGCGCGTGTTGCTCCCGGTCAGCCGGCGGCCGAGGCGTTCGCCGCGATCGAGGCGCACCTCCGCGCCCACGCGCCGTTCGGCGCGGAGCTCACCTTCCGCGACGTCGACTCCGGAGACGCATTCCTGGTCGATACGAGCGGCTGGGCCGTCGAGAAGGCGCGCGACGCGTTGGCGACCGGATACGGCGTGGACCCGGTCGACATCGGCGTCGGCGGCTCGATTCCCTTCATCGCGGATCTCGTGCGCGAGTTCCCGGGGGCGCAGATCCTGGTCACCGGTGTCGAAGACCCTCACGCCCGCGCTCACAGCCCGAACGAGTCCCTGCATCTCGACACGTTCCGCCACGCCCTCATCTCGGAGGCGCTGCTGCTGGAGAGCCTCGACGCGACGGCGCTCTGA
- the erpA gene encoding iron-sulfur cluster insertion protein ErpA, protein MTDIATSPAAVTPDHGVALTDAAAAKVKSLLHQENRDDLRLRVAVQPGGCSGLIYQLYFDERFLDGDKAVDFDGVEVIVDDMSVPYLDGATIDFKDTISEQGFTIDNPNAAGSCACGDSFH, encoded by the coding sequence ATGACCGACATCGCCACGTCGCCCGCCGCCGTCACGCCCGACCACGGCGTGGCACTGACCGATGCCGCCGCCGCGAAGGTGAAGAGTCTGCTGCACCAGGAGAACCGCGACGACCTGCGTCTGCGCGTCGCCGTGCAGCCCGGCGGATGCTCGGGGCTGATCTACCAGCTCTACTTCGATGAGCGCTTCCTCGACGGCGACAAGGCCGTCGACTTCGACGGCGTCGAGGTCATCGTCGACGACATGTCGGTGCCGTATCTCGACGGTGCGACGATCGACTTCAAGGACACGATCTCGGAGCAGGGGTTCACGATCGACAACCCCAACGCGGCGGGCAGCTGCGCCTGCGGCGACAGCTTCCACTGA
- the coxB gene encoding cytochrome c oxidase subunit II, translating into MRVKRRLRWAVIPLGLATAITLAACTPTELNGFLPGFTDDGTQATNRTEMVSGLWVNSWIVLLVVGVITWALMGFAAVAYRRRKGQTGLPVQMRYNMPIEIFYTIVPLILVIGFFAFTARDQAILETQYDDPDVCITAIGKQWAWDFQYTESDCEQADDAVWSMGVQAQTDPQGNITSELPTLYLPVDQEVKIKLVSRDVIHSFWIIDFLYKKDMYIGKDNYWSFTPTRVGEYDGKCAELCGQYHSMMLFKVKVVEQAEYDAYLASLRDAGQTGDINDAYDRLQNLPGTGAQTDSEGDH; encoded by the coding sequence GTGCGCGTCAAACGTCGCCTCCGCTGGGCCGTCATCCCCTTGGGACTCGCCACGGCGATCACCCTTGCGGCATGCACTCCGACCGAGCTGAACGGCTTCCTCCCGGGGTTCACCGACGACGGGACTCAGGCGACCAACCGCACCGAGATGGTCTCCGGACTCTGGGTCAACTCCTGGATCGTGCTCCTCGTCGTGGGCGTCATCACGTGGGCGCTCATGGGCTTCGCGGCGGTCGCGTACCGTCGGCGCAAGGGCCAGACGGGACTCCCCGTTCAGATGCGCTACAACATGCCGATCGAGATCTTCTACACGATCGTGCCGCTCATCCTGGTGATCGGATTCTTCGCGTTCACGGCTCGTGATCAGGCCATCCTCGAGACCCAGTACGACGACCCGGACGTCTGCATCACAGCGATCGGCAAGCAGTGGGCCTGGGACTTCCAGTACACCGAGAGCGACTGCGAGCAGGCCGACGACGCCGTCTGGTCGATGGGTGTCCAGGCGCAGACCGACCCGCAGGGCAACATCACCAGCGAGCTGCCCACCCTCTACCTCCCGGTCGACCAGGAGGTGAAGATCAAGCTCGTCTCTCGCGACGTCATCCACTCCTTCTGGATCATCGACTTCCTCTACAAGAAGGACATGTACATCGGGAAGGACAACTACTGGTCGTTCACCCCGACGCGTGTCGGCGAGTACGACGGCAAGTGCGCCGAGCTCTGCGGCCAGTACCACTCGATGATGCTGTTCAAGGTGAAGGTGGTCGAGCAGGCCGAGTACGACGCGTACCTCGCATCGCTGCGGGATGCCGGTCAGACCGGTGACATCAACGACGCCTACGACCGCCTGCAGAATCTGCCGGGCACGGGCGCGCAGACCGACTCCGAGGGAGACCACTGA